One part of the Dysidea avara chromosome 10, odDysAvar1.4, whole genome shotgun sequence genome encodes these proteins:
- the LOC136236865 gene encoding vacuolar protein sorting-associated protein 51 homolog, giving the protein MPSTRELCNSLHSSLKTSVDKATSQVKRNFTEFYSKSVRQGMIVTLLEFVLDTASSYTEASYDGNAPHPPPSLALILSKLSHDLSSSAINQLVLLNHYVKVQGLVVAQMIRKSVETHDWLNSLEPRNVRAIMKHVVEEVTMIDKQVGLLYVEGQRKRQYQTHLFSYTKKLWCSYQALLECVRMRTFGKFGLQQMQVDVHYLQTYLWRFVSDERVVRMLLDEVVSSTIQRCVDPVLMEPKVIEVICERN; this is encoded by the exons ATGCCCAGTACAAGGGAACTGTGTAACAGTCTTCACTCCTCACTGAAGACCAGTGTGGATAAGGCTACCAGTCAAGTGAAG AGAAACTTCACAGAGTTTTACTCAAAGAGTGTACGACAAGGAATGATTGTGACACTACTGGAGTTTGTGTTGGACACTGCATCA agttacacagAGGCGTCATATGATGGAAACGCTCCCCACCCCCCTCCCTCTCTGGCGCTGATCCTCTCCAAGTTGTCGCATGATCTCTCCAGCTCAGCAATCAATCAACTG GTACTGCTCAATCACTATGTGAAGGTACAAGGACTGGTAGTGGCCCAA ATGATTCGTAAAAGTGTGGAGACACATGATTGGCTCAATTCATTAGAACCAAGAAATGTCCGAGCTATCATGAAACATGTTGTGGAAGAAGTTACGATGATTGACAAACAAGTTGGCCTACTGTATGTGGAGGGACAAAGAAAGAGACAATATcag ACACACTTATTCTCATACACAAAGAAATTATGGTGTAGCTACcag GCATTATTGGAATGTGTTCGTATGAGAACATTTGGCAAATTTGGACTACAACAAATGCAGGTAGATGTGCACTACCTACAGACCTACCTGTGGAGATTTGTATCAGATGAGAG AGTGGTAAGGATGTTACTGGATGAAGTGGTGTCCAGTACTATACAAAGATGTGTTGATCCAGTACTGATGGAACCAAAG GTGATTGAGGTTATCTGTGAGAGAAACTGA
- the LOC136236866 gene encoding zinc finger protein 471-like gives MKRAHVTSVNPSLRDESYALSVWGPSVKQISSKITTFSEQGFHYRSEKWLPFSQLVKYHAVCIMFYQYHHNYGQGIPLEPPIQFGLKLHMRFYDVEEPSNSQTALHPSSTSLTFDMTQSRKTYSCEVCHRDFLTPGTLSWHLHAHKQRPSCDKAPMQSIHEPRGEALHKCDICFKEFRFSSYLRLHRKLHTREKPYQCAVCHKLFTTAFCLTSHMKTHTDAKPYQCNICYKKFVRLSTLTGHKTAHSPFQCHLCGSRLTTKRRLNGHMLRLH, from the exons atgaagagggctcatgttacctctgtaaatccttccctgagagatgaat CTTATGCTCTGTCTGTCTGGGGGCCATCAGTCAAACAAATCAGTTCAAAGATTACAACGTTTTCAGAACAGGGCT TCCACTATCGTAGTGAAAAATGGTTACCTTTTTCACAACTAGTTAAGTACCACGCTGTATGTATAATGTTTTACCAATATCATCACAATTATGGACAAGGCATACCACTTGAACCTCCAATTCAGTTTGGCCTCAAACTTCACATGCGTTTTTATGATGTTGAGGAGCCAAGTAACAGCCAGACAGCATTACATCCATCTTCCACTAGTCTCACATTTGACATGACTCAGTCACGTAAAACCTACTCTTGTGAAGTTTGTCATAGAGACTTTTTAACACCCGGTACTCTCTCATGGCACTTGCATGCTCATAAGCAACGGCCATCATGTGATAAGGCACCAATGCAGAGTATCCATGAGCCAAGAGGAGAGGCACTTCACAAATGTGATATCTGCTTTAAAGAGTTCAGATTTTCAAGTTACCTAAGGTTACACAGGAAGTTGCACACTAGAGAGAAGCCGTACCAGTGTGCTGTCTGCCATAAACTATTCACAACAGCTTTCTGTTTGACCAGCCACATGAAAACTCATACTGATGCAAAACCATATCAGTGTAATATTTGCTACAAGAAATTTGTTCGACTTTCCACACTGACTGGCCACAAAACAGCTCACTCGCCATTTCAGTGTCATCTTTGTGGATCAAGGCTTACTACAAAACGTCGTCTTAATGGTCACATGTTAAGACTACATTAA